The proteins below are encoded in one region of Cololabis saira isolate AMF1-May2022 chromosome 13, fColSai1.1, whole genome shotgun sequence:
- the LOC133458549 gene encoding angiopoietin-related protein 4-like, with product MKTPQLLVLLLTLLVNAVAGFPSDRGSRDKHASWDDVNVVAHGLLQLGQGLKEHVDKTKAQMKDVNSKLKSLNGTVAELERKQQEQAKNTEGEKTDRLLTELADEMNVKVEEVKRQTQDITSRMDRLEEVLTKPMPDSNDSNQAGVSFIQKLMASQNRRIDQLVEKIQQQQDKLEKQSLHLQALQNKVAHKRKVKSHRRRDEEVALRGKAEPVQAASGLAKDCHDLFLQGQRVSGVYKIQPDNSLPFNVLCEMTSDAGWTVIQRRHDGSQNFNQLWESYKKGFGDMNGEFWLGLDNIHSLSRQGQYTLQVDLSDEAGQQQNTRYRFHLDGEEKLFALHLEDESSPDAQEKLLTAGAVGVPFSTADRDNDLAADTNCAELLSGGWWFSSCGESNLNGKFPRHPTLPRRHHSRRRAMFWTSAQGQRETPRTTLLKIAPASIKN from the exons ATGAAGACGCCTCAGCTTCTCGTCCTCCTCTTGACCCTTTTGGTGAACGCCGTGGCTGGATTCCCCTCGGACAGAGGGAGCCGGGACAAGCACGCCTCCTGGGACGACGTGAACGTGGTGGCCCACGGCCTCCTGCAGCTCGGGCAGGGGCTGAAGGAGCACGTGGACAAGACCAAGGCCCAGATGAAAGATGTGAACAGCAAGCTGAAGAGCCTCAACGGCACGGTGGCCGAGCTGGAGAGAAAGCAGCAGGAGCAGGCAAAAAACACAGAGGGGGAGAAGACGGACAGGCTCCTGACAGAGCTGGCAGATGAGATGAATGTGAAGGTGGAGGAGGTGAAGAGGCAGACGCAGGACATCACCTCCAGGATGGACAGACTCGAGGAGGTGCTGACAAAGCCCATGCCGGACAGCAATGACAGCAATCAAGCAGGAGTTTCATTCATCCAG AAGTTGATGGCATCACAGAACAGACGCATCGACCAGCTGGTTGAGAAAATCCAGCAGCAACAGGACAAACTGGAGAAACagagtctgcatctccaagccCTGCAGAACAAG GTTGCCCACAAGAGAAAAGTGAAATCGCACCGACGGAGAGATGAAGAGGTGGCATTGAGGGGCAAGGCAGAGCCCGTCCAAGCTGCAAGCG GTTTGGCCAAAGACTGCCATGATCTGTTTCTCCAAGGACAGCGAGTCAGCGGCGTCTACAAGATCCAACCCGACAACTCGCTTCCCTTCAACGTTCTGTGTGAAATGACCTCAG ACGCTGGATGGACCGTCATCCAGAGACGCCACGATGGATCTCAAAACTTTAACCAGCTGTGGGAGAGCTACAAGAAGGGCTTTGGCGACATGAACG GCGAGTTTTGGTTGGGTTTGGACAACATCCACTCCCTTTCCAGACAGGGCCAGTACACCCTGCAGGTGGATCTCTCTGACGAGGCGGGGCAGCAGCAGAACACTCGTTACAGGTTTCACCTTGACGGAGAAGAGAAGCTGTTCGCCCTCCACCTGGAGGACGAGTCTTCACCTGATGCTCAGGAGAAACTCCTAACCGCCGGAGCTGTCGGTGTTCCTTTCTCCACCGCTGACAGAGACAACGACCTCGCGGCAGACACCAACTGTGCTGAGCTGCTCTCAG GTGGCTGGTGGTTCAGCAGCTGCGGGGAGTCAAACCTCAACGGCAAGTTTCCCAGACACCCCACACTCCCGCGGAGACACCACTCCAGAAGACGAGCCATGTTTTGGACGAGCGCACAAGGACAGAGGGAAACTCCACGGACCACCCTGCTCAAGATCGCACCAGCATCCATAAAAAACTGA